Proteins co-encoded in one Acipenser ruthenus chromosome 3, fAciRut3.2 maternal haplotype, whole genome shotgun sequence genomic window:
- the bloc1s4 gene encoding biogenesis of lysosome-related organelles complex 1 subunit 4 — MEQRLDEEDSATDVSRDSGNVSQSESSGSVISEGLSSGNISQSHSFSAAVPQEDGDPERLLERTAKSYSSYLKANVAEEVESLEKSLEEMLTRVDEFVGMLDMIRNDTTQVVNDSLPQIHRKSEEMRKIYKKIDKLDAFVKMVGHNVTVMEEQVTQAESDLATFPSAFKKIFRTITVPAFLNKTTTPRRQQEPPPVFRTEDYFSPHSGQ; from the exons ATGGAGCAACGGCTGGACGAAGAGGACTCGGCTACCGATGTGAGCAGAGACAGCGGTAATGTTTCACAAAGTGAGAGCAGCGGATCAGTAATTAGTGAAGGGCTGAGCAGCGGCAACATCTCCCAGAGTCACAGCTTCAGTGCGGCAGTCCCGCAGGAGGACGGGGATCCGGAGAGACTGCTGGAACGTACTGCAAAAAGCTACTCTTCATACCTCAAAGCCAACGTAGCAGAGGAG gttgaaAGTCTAGAGAAGAGTCTGGAGGAAATGCTTACCAGAGTGGACGAGTTTGTTGGAATGCTTGACATG ATTCGAAATGATACCACTCAGGTTGTGAACGACAGTCTACCTCAAATTCACAGGAAGTCTGAAGAAATGagaaagatatataaaaaaattgaTAAGCTGGAT GCCTTTGTTAAAATGGTTGGTCATAACGTGACTGTGATGGAGGAACAGGTAACACAAGCAGAATCTGACCTTGCAACATTTCCCAGTGCCTTCAAAAAGATCTTTCGCACCATTACTGTCCCAGCGTTTCTTAAT AAAACAACCACTCCAAGGAGACAGCAGGAGCCTCCCCCAGTGTTCAGGACAGAGGATTACTTTTCTCCACACTCAGGACAGTAA